In Entomomonas moraniae, one DNA window encodes the following:
- the cpdA gene encoding 3',5'-cyclic-AMP phosphodiesterase, whose protein sequence is MIAKSKNYSLCIQLTDCHLFADAKKTLLGIPTAESLNSVVAMIQKNHSDIDLVLATGDISQDGSLESYELFQEQLNQLATPSLWAAGNHDNFSCVKDRLTFQQYLTKQQNLGEFWRIITLNSQSIGENCGRISEDELNNLSQSLKDHPDRFHLICLHHPVFSCTNTWLNEIKLQDSWKLLERLEGHLNANVILCGHIHQEFEVYYRGTYLFATPSTCIQFAPNSADFKIDTQAPGYRWIKLFNDGTIDTGISRLDESAYPINLEATRY, encoded by the coding sequence ATGATAGCCAAATCAAAAAACTATTCTCTTTGCATACAACTAACCGATTGTCATCTGTTTGCTGATGCCAAAAAAACCCTTTTAGGTATACCTACCGCCGAAAGTTTAAATAGTGTTGTTGCTATGATTCAAAAAAACCATTCGGATATTGATTTAGTACTCGCTACAGGCGATATTTCTCAAGATGGCAGCCTTGAATCATATGAACTTTTCCAAGAGCAACTCAACCAACTCGCAACGCCCTCTTTATGGGCGGCGGGTAACCATGATAACTTTTCATGTGTAAAAGATCGCCTTACTTTTCAGCAATATCTCACTAAACAACAAAACCTTGGTGAGTTTTGGCGTATTATTACGCTTAACTCTCAGTCCATCGGTGAAAATTGCGGAAGAATCTCAGAAGATGAACTCAACAACCTATCACAATCGTTGAAAGATCACCCCGACCGCTTCCACCTTATTTGTCTTCATCACCCTGTTTTTTCATGCACAAACACATGGTTAAATGAGATTAAGCTGCAAGACTCTTGGAAGCTTTTAGAGCGCCTAGAAGGGCATCTCAATGCTAATGTTATTCTATGTGGACACATCCATCAAGAATTTGAAGTCTACTATCGAGGCACTTACTTATTTGCGACACCGTCTACTTGCATACAATTTGCACCTAACTCAGCAGACTTTAAAATCGATACACAGGCTCCTGGTTATCGTTGGATCAAATTGTTCAATGATGGCACTATCGATACGGGTATTTCAAGACTTGATGAGTCTGCCTACCCCATTAACTTAGAAGCAACGCGTTATTAA
- a CDS encoding DUF4124 domain-containing protein has protein sequence MMRITNIITLSFVGLTLAMSASLAIGQKADDKTLYKWQDATGKWHYSKMPPQPSDLPPKKLEVAKDSKTIIFEEQQKTPDQKEQEVAQQQLRLKRASCQTIRSNIKDVSFYLRQTNDKEFQEKNITPEEYEQTKKFITKLEDISSDTKFNDICVDDFSKEPQIKAISNCIAEQTTLETRGNCLKELSTF, from the coding sequence ATGATGCGCATTACTAACATAATTACTCTTAGTTTCGTTGGGCTTACATTAGCAATGAGCGCCTCATTGGCTATCGGACAAAAAGCCGACGATAAAACACTTTATAAATGGCAAGATGCCACAGGTAAATGGCATTACTCAAAAATGCCCCCACAACCGTCAGACCTTCCCCCAAAGAAGCTAGAAGTAGCTAAAGATTCGAAAACAATTATTTTTGAAGAGCAACAAAAAACACCTGATCAAAAAGAACAGGAAGTGGCTCAACAACAACTCAGATTAAAAAGAGCATCCTGCCAAACAATCCGATCCAATATCAAAGATGTTTCGTTTTATTTACGACAAACAAATGATAAAGAGTTTCAAGAAAAAAATATTACACCAGAAGAATATGAGCAAACAAAAAAGTTTATCACTAAACTTGAAGACATAAGCTCCGACACTAAGTTCAACGATATTTGCGTGGATGACTTTTCAAAAGAACCACAGATAAAAGCTATATCAAACTGTATCGCTGAACAGACAACACTAGAAACGCGCGGCAACTGCTTAAAAGAATTATCAACTTTCTAA
- a CDS encoding 23S rRNA (adenine(2030)-N(6))-methyltransferase RlmJ produces the protein MNYRHAFHAGNHADVLKHIVISRIITLLTQKDTPIAYLDTHAGIGLYDLQASEASRTGEWLEGIKPLFDTPNPPALITPYIDIIKALNISNTLRYYPGSPTIAKVLMRPQDHIILNEKHPEDSLVLKKNFKHDGNTTIHCQDGWLLPKAVLPTKEKRIVVLIDPPFEQENELELCVKSLTESIKRMRQAIVIIWYPIKDQKTLNHFYNSLKQSNAPKLLKAELMIKPTDNDLGLNGSGMIIANPPWKLESELLSLLPFLTNVLTEDTGKWQINWLIEEVSTVTKK, from the coding sequence ATGAATTACCGCCATGCATTCCATGCAGGGAATCACGCCGATGTGCTAAAACACATTGTTATAAGCCGTATAATAACGCTACTCACTCAAAAAGATACCCCTATTGCTTATCTAGATACACATGCAGGCATTGGCTTATATGACCTGCAAGCTTCTGAAGCCAGTCGTACAGGTGAGTGGCTCGAAGGAATAAAACCTTTATTTGATACACCCAATCCTCCAGCATTAATAACCCCCTATATCGACATCATAAAAGCACTAAATATCTCAAACACCTTACGCTACTATCCAGGTTCTCCTACAATAGCAAAAGTGTTAATGCGACCACAAGACCATATAATTTTGAATGAAAAACACCCAGAAGATAGCTTAGTGTTAAAAAAGAACTTCAAACATGATGGAAACACAACCATTCATTGCCAAGATGGTTGGTTACTGCCTAAAGCAGTATTACCGACAAAGGAAAAAAGAATTGTCGTACTCATCGACCCTCCTTTTGAACAGGAAAATGAGCTTGAACTTTGTGTTAAGAGTCTTACTGAGTCTATCAAACGTATGCGTCAAGCTATCGTTATTATTTGGTATCCAATAAAAGATCAAAAAACACTTAATCATTTTTATAATAGTCTAAAACAATCAAACGCTCCTAAACTATTAAAAGCGGAATTAATGATAAAACCTACAGATAATGACTTAGGTCTTAACGGTTCTGGAATGATTATTGCAAATCCACCTTGGAAATTAGAAAGTGAACTACTTTCTTTATTGCCTTTTCTGACGAATGTTTTAACGGAAGATACTGGAAAATGGCAAATTAACTGGTTAATAGAAGAGGTAAGTACTGTAACAAAAAAATAA
- the ppx gene encoding exopolyphosphatase translates to MVAKNTHSTIATIDLGSNSFHMLLAKIDDDKVRVLEQLGEKVQLAAGINQDLQLDEASMERGYECLKRFAQFVSDMPLDCVRVVGTNALREARNRKVFIKKAEEILQHPIEIISGREEARLIYVGVAHTLRSSKEKRLVIDIGGGSTEIIIGRDLDTLLLESLQMGCVSYNKRFFMGEKLTANRYAQAYTSARLELMSVEQSIQKMGWQEIVGCSGTIKAIANACKFAGFTTPDADITREGIIWLKQEILKLGDVEKLNIDGIKNDRKAILPSGLAILEAVFDALNLDKMIYSEGALREGVLYDQLGRDSSENAQERTIASLQERYRVDIEQAKRVSDKALEALAQVADVWELEDERYAELLDWAAKVHEIGLDIAHYQYHKHSAYLLEYSDLLGFSRREQQSLALLVRGHRRNIPRDKFEDAVEDSESLLRLCILLRFAILFHHIRSDQNGPQVKLIASNKKLKIQFPEDWLENNPLTFADFTQEAVWLKRIGYELVVS, encoded by the coding sequence ATGGTTGCTAAAAATACTCACTCTACAATTGCTACAATAGATCTAGGCTCTAATAGTTTTCATATGCTATTAGCAAAAATAGATGATGATAAAGTGCGGGTGCTTGAACAATTGGGAGAGAAAGTGCAATTGGCCGCCGGTATTAATCAAGACTTACAATTAGATGAAGCCTCGATGGAGCGGGGATATGAGTGCTTAAAGCGTTTTGCTCAGTTTGTAAGTGATATGCCATTAGACTGTGTTCGAGTCGTAGGAACTAACGCACTAAGAGAAGCAAGAAACCGAAAAGTATTTATTAAGAAGGCTGAAGAAATTTTACAACATCCGATTGAGATTATTTCTGGTCGAGAAGAGGCAAGATTAATTTACGTCGGTGTGGCACATACATTACGTAGCTCCAAAGAAAAGCGATTAGTTATTGATATCGGTGGTGGGAGTACAGAGATTATTATTGGTCGAGACCTGGATACTTTGCTATTAGAAAGTTTGCAAATGGGTTGTGTTAGCTATAATAAGCGTTTCTTCATGGGGGAGAAATTAACAGCAAACCGTTATGCACAAGCTTATACCTCTGCTCGTTTAGAGCTTATGTCGGTTGAACAATCGATACAAAAAATGGGCTGGCAAGAAATAGTAGGGTGCTCAGGAACTATTAAGGCTATAGCGAACGCTTGTAAGTTTGCAGGTTTCACAACACCTGATGCTGATATTACAAGGGAAGGTATTATTTGGTTAAAGCAAGAAATTTTAAAGCTTGGTGATGTGGAAAAATTAAATATTGATGGGATTAAAAATGATCGTAAAGCGATTTTACCGTCAGGTTTAGCTATTCTAGAAGCTGTTTTTGATGCGCTTAATCTAGATAAAATGATTTATTCTGAGGGCGCTTTACGAGAAGGTGTTTTGTATGATCAACTAGGCCGTGATTCCAGTGAAAATGCTCAAGAGCGCACCATTGCTTCTTTGCAAGAACGTTATCGTGTCGATATAGAGCAGGCAAAACGTGTCTCAGATAAGGCTTTAGAGGCGTTAGCACAAGTAGCTGACGTATGGGAGCTAGAGGATGAACGATACGCAGAGCTCCTTGATTGGGCTGCTAAAGTTCATGAAATAGGCTTAGATATTGCTCATTATCAGTACCATAAGCATAGCGCTTATTTATTAGAGTATTCAGATTTATTAGGCTTTTCTAGACGAGAACAACAATCGTTGGCCTTATTGGTTAGAGGGCATCGTCGTAATATTCCGAGAGATAAGTTTGAGGACGCGGTTGAGGACAGTGAATCATTGCTTAGACTCTGTATTTTATTAAGATTTGCTATCTTATTCCACCATATTAGAAGTGATCAGAATGGTCCACAAGTCAAGCTTATTGCCTCTAATAAAAAATTAAAAATACAATTCCCTGAGGATTGGTTAGAGAATAATCCTTTAACCTTTGCTGATTTTACTCAAGAGGCTGTTTGGTTAAAGCGTATTGGCTATGAGTTAGTTGTTTCTTAG
- a CDS encoding TraB/GumN family protein, producing MIKFRVYVYLLIIALASNTIFAKSSVWVVEKNGHSIIIAGSVHLVHPSQLPLPPEYLKAFAFSKRVVFEIDLSEMNQGTSLAKMIQTFKLKGTTLDKTLRPEVWQELNVVMKQYRVPHSLLAYDAAFMSFSLPLIIWQNQGYREGIDKLLYDKAKQENKEIIGLETFDEQLKALAILQEIDPNLLMQETLREITNPQFSLDALIKDLYQGQQTVLNEQLAIYNTKEMEPFYQVLLVSRNKAWIPKIDQFAKDSVKTMVIVGAMHLAGNDSVLQLLKAQGYKIRYYE from the coding sequence ATGATTAAGTTTAGAGTCTATGTCTATTTATTAATTATAGCGCTAGCCTCCAATACAATATTTGCCAAGAGTAGTGTTTGGGTGGTAGAGAAGAATGGGCATAGTATTATTATAGCGGGCAGTGTTCATTTAGTTCACCCTTCTCAGTTGCCGCTACCTCCTGAATACCTTAAGGCATTTGCCTTTTCTAAGCGTGTGGTCTTTGAAATAGATTTAAGTGAAATGAATCAAGGTACGTCGTTAGCAAAAATGATACAGACATTTAAGCTAAAGGGAACAACTTTAGATAAAACCTTAAGACCCGAAGTTTGGCAAGAGCTAAATGTAGTAATGAAGCAGTACCGTGTCCCCCATTCTTTACTAGCCTATGATGCTGCTTTTATGAGTTTTTCGTTGCCTTTAATTATTTGGCAAAATCAAGGTTATCGAGAAGGGATCGATAAACTATTATATGATAAAGCCAAACAAGAAAATAAAGAAATCATTGGGTTAGAAACATTTGATGAGCAATTAAAGGCATTGGCTATTCTCCAAGAAATAGATCCTAACTTATTGATGCAAGAGACATTAAGAGAAATAACAAATCCACAATTTTCTTTAGATGCTTTAATTAAAGACCTTTATCAAGGTCAGCAAACGGTTTTGAATGAACAATTAGCAATTTATAATACGAAAGAAATGGAACCTTTTTATCAAGTCCTCTTAGTTAGTCGTAATAAAGCATGGATTCCTAAAATTGATCAATTTGCAAAGGATTCAGTAAAAACAATGGTTATAGTAGGTGCTATGCACCTAGCAGGCAATGATAGTGTTTTGCAACTATTAAAGGCGCAGGGTTATAAGATTCGTTATTACGAGTAG
- the folM gene encoding dihydromonapterin reductase → MKTSPILITGAGQRVGFYCALQWLEQGFPVIATYRQERDALNVLRDKGAQLIQANFQDNQSILTFIDELKKTTSSLRAIIHNASTWVKDDTTGEAMSTLLAVHIQAPYLINLHCKHLLMASSSADIIHVTDDNIRKGSADHIAYCASKAGLTNLTLSFAKSFAPHVKVNCIAPALVMFNEHDSDDYKQHAINKSLLGIVPGEQEIFKAINYLLESTNITGEILHINGGRHLK, encoded by the coding sequence ATGAAAACATCGCCTATTTTAATTACCGGTGCAGGGCAACGTGTAGGATTCTATTGTGCACTGCAATGGCTAGAACAAGGATTTCCTGTGATAGCGACTTACCGTCAAGAACGTGATGCGCTTAATGTATTAAGAGATAAAGGTGCACAATTAATTCAGGCTAACTTTCAAGACAACCAAAGTATTCTCACCTTTATTGATGAGCTAAAAAAGACGACATCTTCACTACGCGCCATTATTCACAATGCGTCAACATGGGTTAAAGATGATACAACTGGAGAGGCAATGAGCACGCTATTAGCGGTACACATTCAAGCTCCCTATTTAATTAATCTACATTGCAAACACTTATTAATGGCTTCTTCCTCAGCAGATATCATTCATGTTACAGATGATAACATTCGAAAAGGCAGTGCTGATCATATCGCTTATTGTGCTAGTAAAGCTGGACTAACAAACTTAACATTATCCTTTGCAAAATCGTTTGCACCTCATGTTAAAGTAAATTGTATCGCCCCCGCCTTAGTGATGTTTAATGAACATGACTCAGATGACTATAAACAGCATGCAATTAACAAATCATTACTGGGCATTGTTCCGGGTGAACAAGAAATTTTTAAAGCAATTAATTACTTATTAGAAAGTACTAATATCACAGGAGAAATACTGCATATTAATGGTGGACGTCATTTAAAGTAG
- the xerD gene encoding site-specific tyrosine recombinase XerD — MADKEHTPPIINQYIEMLWLEKGLSEHSQASYLSDLRHFHQWLTKQGLTISEAQRDNILSYLSLRLKKGYKARSTARLLSALRSFYRYLVREGLRESDPTLQIEMPKLGQPLPKTLSEQDVEALLSAPDTEELIGLRDKAMLEVLYACGLRVSELISLTLEQVNLRQGVLKAFGKGRKERLVPLGEEAIIWLEQYLRSGRALLLGGKISDVLFPSTRGDMMTRQTFWHRIKYYAKIAGINKSLSPHTLRHAFATHLLNHGADLRVVQMLLGHSDLSTTQIYTHIAQARLQDLHAKHHPRG; from the coding sequence ATGGCTGACAAAGAACATACTCCTCCCATTATTAATCAATATATTGAAATGCTTTGGCTAGAGAAAGGTTTGTCAGAGCATAGTCAAGCTAGTTATTTAAGCGATCTACGCCATTTTCATCAATGGTTGACTAAGCAGGGGCTGACAATTAGTGAAGCACAACGAGATAATATATTAAGCTACCTGTCTTTACGCTTAAAAAAAGGCTATAAGGCAAGATCAACCGCCAGATTATTATCTGCATTACGTAGTTTTTACCGTTATCTTGTTCGAGAAGGCTTACGTGAGTCTGACCCAACACTACAAATAGAAATGCCTAAATTAGGCCAACCTTTACCTAAAACGTTATCTGAGCAAGATGTTGAGGCGTTATTATCAGCGCCTGATACTGAAGAACTAATAGGCTTAAGAGATAAAGCAATGCTTGAAGTGCTTTATGCTTGTGGTTTGAGGGTGAGCGAGCTAATTAGTTTAACGTTAGAGCAAGTTAACTTAAGGCAAGGGGTATTAAAAGCTTTCGGTAAGGGGCGTAAAGAGCGGCTTGTTCCTCTGGGTGAAGAGGCTATTATTTGGCTTGAACAATATTTGCGATCAGGTAGGGCGTTACTTTTAGGGGGGAAGATTAGTGATGTACTCTTTCCCAGTACACGTGGTGATATGATGACAAGGCAAACGTTTTGGCATCGTATAAAATATTATGCCAAAATAGCAGGTATTAACAAGTCGCTATCCCCTCATACCTTAAGACATGCTTTTGCGACACATCTTTTAAACCATGGTGCTGATTTGCGGGTGGTACAAATGCTCTTAGGGCATAGTGATTTATCAACTACACAAATATATACACACATAGCTCAAGCGCGTTTACAAGATTTACATGCTAAACATCATCCGCGGGGTTAG
- a CDS encoding Lrp/AsnC family transcriptional regulator encodes MEKLDRYDLHILELLQKDASLSNHELANQIGLSPSPCSRRIKQLIDAGYISKQVALLNPKKLGLSLTVFVLIGMDRHTPERFDHFQSILKKHPEVIECCLITGMDADYQLKVIVPDIDCYQKFLLGTLTRIEGVTSVRSCFVLNQIISKTQMPLNFITEQSKESS; translated from the coding sequence ATGGAAAAGCTAGACCGTTACGATTTACACATTTTAGAGTTATTACAAAAAGATGCGAGTTTGTCTAATCATGAGTTGGCTAATCAAATAGGGTTGTCACCCTCCCCTTGTTCTAGACGTATTAAGCAATTGATTGATGCAGGGTACATTTCTAAACAAGTGGCGCTACTTAATCCCAAAAAATTGGGATTGAGTTTAACCGTTTTTGTGTTGATAGGGATGGATCGTCATACACCTGAGCGCTTTGACCATTTTCAATCCATTTTAAAAAAGCATCCTGAGGTGATTGAGTGTTGTTTGATTACGGGGATGGACGCAGATTATCAGTTAAAAGTGATTGTGCCAGATATCGACTGTTATCAAAAATTTTTACTGGGTACGTTAACTCGAATTGAGGGAGTAACCAGTGTTCGATCTTGTTTTGTACTTAATCAAATTATTTCTAAAACACAGATGCCTTTAAATTTTATTACTGAACAGAGCAAGGAGTCATCATAG
- a CDS encoding alpha/beta hydrolase, whose amino-acid sequence MKLKPIYLLLLACASNLVSAQAQLINIQHFPTPATVSQEIQPLVSEQPFPDWNEHPKTPQAWKQWVNQLAHDTIKKLPALREQMHVSVESTKLAGVPSFIITPQQIAANNAHRVLLHLHGGGYVLNPGEAGTDEAIMMAGYGKIKVFSIDYRMPPDHPFPAAIDDALAAYQALLKTYPAKNIGVFGTSTGGGMTLALMLKIKENNLPMPAAIVVGTPWTDLTKTGDSYFTHEGIDNVLVSYDGWLGDAAKLYANGHDLKEPLLSPIYGNVAGFPPTLLVTGTRDLFLSNTIRMHLKLRDAGSIADLIVLEGLSHAQYLMIPDSPEAKRYFNTSAAFFDKYLTNTLLSK is encoded by the coding sequence ATGAAGCTTAAACCAATATATTTACTCTTACTTGCCTGCGCCAGCAACTTGGTAAGTGCCCAAGCACAGCTTATTAACATACAACACTTTCCAACACCTGCAACGGTCAGCCAAGAAATACAACCTTTGGTGTCAGAGCAACCATTTCCTGATTGGAATGAGCACCCTAAAACACCACAAGCATGGAAACAATGGGTTAATCAACTCGCGCATGACACGATTAAAAAACTGCCGGCCTTACGTGAGCAAATGCATGTCAGCGTTGAATCAACAAAACTTGCAGGTGTACCCAGTTTTATCATTACACCGCAGCAAATAGCAGCTAACAATGCGCACCGCGTTTTACTTCACCTACACGGTGGGGGTTATGTCTTAAACCCCGGAGAAGCAGGGACGGATGAAGCCATCATGATGGCAGGCTATGGAAAAATTAAAGTTTTCTCTATCGATTACCGTATGCCACCCGATCACCCTTTTCCTGCGGCAATAGATGATGCATTGGCAGCCTATCAAGCATTATTAAAAACCTACCCAGCAAAAAATATTGGTGTGTTTGGTACCTCCACTGGGGGTGGCATGACGTTAGCGCTGATGCTTAAAATTAAAGAAAATAATCTACCCATGCCCGCGGCTATTGTAGTCGGAACACCTTGGACAGATTTAACTAAAACAGGTGACTCTTATTTTACCCATGAAGGCATTGATAATGTCTTGGTGAGCTATGACGGCTGGTTAGGAGATGCAGCCAAACTTTACGCTAATGGCCATGACCTGAAAGAGCCATTACTTTCTCCCATTTATGGTAATGTAGCAGGCTTTCCTCCCACATTACTCGTAACAGGAACACGAGATCTCTTCTTAAGCAATACCATTAGAATGCATTTAAAGCTACGCGATGCAGGAAGTATTGCAGACTTAATAGTATTAGAAGGGCTTTCTCATGCTCAATATTTGATGATACCTGACTCACCAGAAGCTAAACGTTATTTTAATACTAGCGCAGCCTTTTTTGATAAATACCTAACCAATACGCTTTTATCTAAATAA
- a CDS encoding cyclophilin-like fold protein has protein sequence MIKLRHKILLSSLLMVFCLHSYANTPSTKTLAHIKMNINQQPIIIALFDNSASRQLLNQLPLSLALSDFARTEKIAYLPNKLILQETPLAKTTQSDFTYYASWGNLALLYKGYGQANGVYALGTIVSGKEQLAALKQNITVTLERMD, from the coding sequence ATGATTAAGTTACGTCATAAAATACTGCTCTCCAGCCTACTCATGGTATTTTGTTTGCATAGTTACGCCAATACGCCATCAACAAAAACGCTAGCCCATATTAAAATGAACATTAATCAGCAGCCCATTATTATTGCGCTGTTTGATAACTCCGCCAGTCGACAATTACTTAATCAGCTTCCTCTTTCATTGGCGTTATCTGACTTTGCCCGTACTGAAAAAATTGCTTATTTACCTAACAAGCTAATACTGCAAGAAACACCACTGGCTAAAACCACTCAGAGTGATTTCACCTACTATGCGTCTTGGGGTAATTTAGCCTTATTATATAAAGGTTATGGCCAAGCAAATGGCGTCTATGCACTAGGTACCATCGTATCAGGTAAAGAGCAATTAGCTGCACTTAAACAAAATATTACCGTAACCTTAGAGCGGATGGATTAA